A window of the Lolium perenne isolate Kyuss_39 chromosome 7, Kyuss_2.0, whole genome shotgun sequence genome harbors these coding sequences:
- the LOC127312050 gene encoding uncharacterized protein produces MDQPMDNECFNFGIRIVACNEILQMVETDVHYMDLRFCTAMVNSTRGKKFRVKPNIQSLAKLFDSWPGIDYKISSRKVVLLPYASMDHFNLFSIDKHNSCVYIIDPVSMPTSSESKLVRSHKTSLKLQRVAIYLSDALGLAQPGWDADIFFWPRRSPVGIPQSPSINASGYFVFYIMISCDGKKVVHPISTNVAELRKNFLVRLLKYDKNEAEENIPYIVRHILKSIEEEIF; encoded by the exons ATGGACCAACCTATGGATAATGAGTGCTTCAACTTTGGCATACGCATAGTGGCATGCAACGAGATCCTGCAGATGGTAGAGACTGATGTACACTACATGGATCTACGTTTTTGT ACGGCGATGGTCAATTCTACACGCGGTAAAAAATTTCGAGTAAAGCCAAATATCCAGTCGTTGGCAAAGTTATTTGATAGTTGGCCTGGGATAGACTACAAAATCTCTTCACGCAAAGTG GTTTTGCTTCCTTATGCATCTATGGACCACTTTAATTTGTTCTCCATCGATAAGCACAACTCTTGTGTGTATATTATTGATCCTGTTTCCATGCCGACATCATCGGAGAGTAAACTGGTTCGATCACATAAAACTTCATTGAAGTTACAAAGAGTTGCAATCTACCTAAGCGATGCACTTGGACTAGCACAACCTGGTTGGGATGCTGACATATTTTTCTGGCCACGTAGATCACCAGTTGGTATTCCGCAAAGTCCAAGCAT AAATGCGTCGGGTTATTTTGTTTTTTACATTATGATCTCATGTGATGGCAAAAAGGTGGTTCATCCAATAAGCACG AATGTGGCCGAGCTGAGGAAGAACTTTTTGGTACGCTTGCTCAAGTACGATAAAAATGAAGCAGAAGAAAATATTCCATACATTGTACGCCATATTCTAAAGAGCATCGAGGAGGAGATTTTTTAA